One region of Streptococcus parasanguinis genomic DNA includes:
- a CDS encoding MIP/aquaporin family protein — MKKFFAEVIGTFMLVFIGTGAVVFGNGTEGLGHLGIALAFGLSIVAAAYSIGTISGAHLNPAVSIAMFVNKRLSSKDLVNYIAAQVVGAVLASATVLFLLSNSGMSTASLGENALAKGVTPFGGFLFEVIASFIFILVIMTVTSATKGNGKIAGLVIGLSLTLIILVGLNITGLSVNPARSLAPALFVGGAALQQIWIFILAPIVGGVLAAIVAKNLLDTEE, encoded by the coding sequence ATGAAAAAGTTTTTTGCTGAAGTAATCGGCACATTTATGCTTGTCTTTATCGGGACTGGCGCAGTTGTTTTTGGAAATGGAACAGAAGGTCTGGGACATTTAGGAATAGCCTTGGCATTCGGTTTATCCATTGTTGCAGCAGCTTACTCAATTGGGACTATTTCTGGTGCCCACTTGAACCCGGCTGTTTCGATTGCCATGTTTGTGAACAAACGCTTGTCTTCAAAGGACTTGGTTAATTATATTGCAGCTCAAGTAGTGGGGGCGGTTCTCGCATCTGCAACAGTACTCTTCCTCTTGTCAAATTCAGGTATGTCAACAGCTAGTCTTGGTGAAAATGCCCTAGCGAAGGGTGTGACTCCATTTGGCGGATTCTTGTTTGAAGTAATTGCTTCCTTTATCTTTATTTTGGTCATCATGACAGTGACATCAGCTACCAAAGGTAATGGCAAGATCGCTGGTCTTGTGATCGGTTTGAGCTTGACTTTGATTATTCTTGTTGGTTTGAACATTACAGGACTTTCTGTTAACCCAGCTCGTAGCTTGGCACCTGCCCTCTTTGTTGGTGGTGCAGCCCTTCAACAAATTTGGATCTTTATCTTGGCTCCAATTGTCGGTGGTGTTCTGGCTGCAATCGTTGCAAAAAATCTCTTGGATACAGAAGAGTAA
- a CDS encoding metallophosphoesterase, giving the protein MTTVAFMSDLHIDSNNFGKDELETLITLFKDRKIQHLHIAGDIANGFENTSQEFLAQLQCHLPVTFSLGNHDMLGLSEEAIRPFEFQKIPFSNHTLLAFSGWYDYSFVPTVSPQKHLQTKNLFWFDRRLQRRGSDPAITKNLLQELEQELMQVDQPLIIAMHFVPHSQFLLRHPYFERFNAFLGSQAFHDLFRQYPVREVIFGHSHHRMPATTIDNITYHARPLGYVREWELCKQFFEAFPEYDFSKRYDPYKRYRRIKDLPEFKAYKKKKLAHEFSQAMAILEL; this is encoded by the coding sequence ATGACAACAGTAGCTTTTATGTCCGATTTACATATTGATTCAAACAACTTTGGAAAAGATGAATTAGAGACCCTTATCACTCTTTTCAAGGACAGAAAAATTCAACATCTCCATATTGCAGGAGATATTGCCAACGGCTTTGAAAATACCTCACAAGAATTTTTAGCCCAACTCCAATGTCATCTTCCTGTGACCTTTAGCTTGGGAAATCATGATATGCTGGGCCTATCAGAAGAAGCCATAAGACCTTTTGAATTTCAAAAGATTCCCTTCTCCAATCATACGCTTCTTGCTTTTTCGGGCTGGTATGACTACAGCTTTGTTCCTACCGTCTCTCCCCAAAAACATCTTCAAACCAAGAATCTGTTTTGGTTTGACAGACGCCTCCAACGAAGGGGATCTGATCCAGCCATTACCAAAAATCTTTTGCAAGAGCTGGAACAAGAGCTCATGCAAGTGGATCAACCCTTGATTATCGCCATGCACTTTGTTCCTCATAGTCAGTTTCTCCTGCGCCACCCTTATTTTGAACGCTTTAATGCTTTTCTAGGTAGCCAAGCCTTTCATGATCTGTTTAGGCAATATCCTGTCAGAGAAGTGATTTTTGGTCATAGCCACCACCGAATGCCAGCAACAACGATTGACAACATCACCTATCATGCTAGACCTTTAGGCTATGTCCGAGAATGGGAGCTCTGCAAACAATTTTTCGAAGCTTTTCCTGAATATGATTTTTCAAAACGATACGATCCCTACAAACGCTATCGCAGAATCAAAGACCTCCCCGAATTTAAAGCATACAAGAAAAAAAAGCTCGCTCATGAATTTTCTCAAGCCATGGCGATCCTTGAACTATAA
- the prfB gene encoding peptide chain release factor 2 (programmed frameshift), which produces MDISEIRQKIDANREKLASFRGSLDLEALEEEIAILENKMTEPDFWDDNIAAQKTSQELNELKQTYENFHQMVDLFDESEILLDFLAEDDSVKEELIEKLEELDKRMTSYEMTLLLSEPYDNNNAILEIHPGSGGTEAQDWGDMLLRMYTRFGNAHGFKVEVLDYQAGDEAGIKSVTLSFEGPHAYGLLKSEMGVHRLVRISPFDSAKRRHTSFTSVEVMPELDDTIEVEVRDDDIKMDTFRSGGAGGQNVNKVSTGVRLTHIPTGIVVASTVDRTQYGNRDRAMKMLQAKLYQLEQEKKAAEVDSLKGDKKEITWGSQIRSYVFTPYTMVKDHRTNYEVAQVDKVMDGDIDGFIDAYLKWRLQ; this is translated from the exons ATGGACATTTCAGAAATTCGTCAAAAAATTGACGCAAATCGTGAAAAATTAGCTTCTTTCAGGGGGTCTCTT GACTTAGAGGCATTGGAAGAAGAAATTGCCATTTTAGAAAATAAAATGACAGAACCTGATTTTTGGGATGATAATATTGCTGCGCAAAAGACATCTCAAGAATTAAATGAACTCAAGCAGACCTATGAAAATTTCCATCAAATGGTGGATCTCTTTGATGAGTCAGAAATCTTACTGGACTTTTTGGCAGAAGACGATTCGGTCAAGGAAGAATTGATCGAAAAGTTAGAGGAGCTGGATAAACGCATGACCAGCTATGAGATGACCTTGCTATTGTCTGAACCTTATGACAATAATAATGCCATCTTAGAAATCCACCCAGGTTCAGGAGGAACAGAAGCTCAGGACTGGGGCGACATGCTTCTTCGGATGTATACTCGTTTTGGAAATGCTCACGGCTTTAAAGTTGAAGTCTTGGACTATCAGGCTGGAGATGAGGCTGGAATCAAGTCTGTGACCTTATCTTTTGAAGGGCCACATGCATACGGTCTTCTGAAATCTGAAATGGGGGTACACCGTTTGGTTCGAATCTCTCCATTTGACTCTGCTAAACGGCGTCATACGTCTTTTACATCTGTTGAGGTTATGCCCGAATTAGACGATACCATCGAGGTTGAAGTTCGTGATGATGATATCAAGATGGATACCTTCCGCTCTGGTGGAGCTGGTGGACAAAACGTCAACAAGGTCTCTACAGGGGTGCGCTTGACCCACATTCCGACAGGGATTGTAGTGGCATCCACCGTGGATCGAACCCAATACGGGAACCGTGATCGTGCGATGAAGATGTTGCAGGCTAAACTCTACCAATTAGAGCAAGAGAAAAAAGCAGCAGAAGTGGATTCTCTAAAAGGGGATAAAAAAGAAATCACCTGGGGAAGTCAAATCCGCTCCTATGTTTTTACCCCTTACACCATGGTGAAGGATCACCGGACCAACTACGAAGTAGCGCAGGTAGACAAGGTGATGGATGGAGATATCGATGGCTTTATCGATGCCTACCTTAAATGGCGTCTCCAATAA